The proteins below are encoded in one region of Streptomyces cyanogenus:
- a CDS encoding LGFP repeat-containing protein produces the protein MSGVRLRRAGPGGMVLLALIALTALSGSPASAQGAKPQKNIPGPLNHAAPAALYCDVPAERDLAVIRKVYEVGQRMNVSEKVMLAGFETGWVESRMNNLSCGDRDSLGVFQQRPSQGWGSPEQVMDVDYAAGKFFEVALQMDPGMEGSTAGQLAQAVQRSAYPDRYDQAEDIARRLEDEAFQPYGTIGAKYDSMGGPGSVLGGPVRAEEAASLGGRFQLFQNGMILWHPDVAYAVYGDILTRFWATDAERRWGFPTMDEADAARAPDGTRGRYQFFERGLFLWSPSTGTHVVHDAIYDAFHGAGHESVLGYPTTDEVDEAGGGRAQRFQKATIHWHPDKGTWITDN, from the coding sequence ATGAGCGGAGTCCGCTTACGACGCGCAGGACCAGGCGGCATGGTCCTGCTCGCCCTCATTGCCCTGACCGCACTGAGCGGCAGTCCGGCGAGCGCCCAGGGCGCGAAGCCGCAGAAGAACATCCCCGGTCCCCTGAACCACGCCGCCCCCGCCGCGCTGTACTGCGACGTCCCTGCGGAGCGTGACCTCGCGGTCATCCGCAAGGTCTACGAGGTCGGCCAGCGCATGAACGTCTCCGAGAAGGTCATGCTCGCCGGGTTCGAGACGGGCTGGGTCGAGTCCCGGATGAACAACCTGTCGTGCGGGGACCGGGACTCGCTCGGCGTCTTTCAGCAGCGCCCCTCGCAGGGCTGGGGTTCGCCCGAACAGGTCATGGACGTCGACTACGCGGCGGGCAAGTTCTTCGAGGTGGCCCTGCAGATGGACCCCGGCATGGAGGGGAGCACCGCAGGGCAGCTCGCCCAGGCCGTTCAGCGCTCCGCTTACCCCGACCGCTACGACCAAGCCGAGGACATCGCCCGGCGGCTGGAGGACGAGGCGTTCCAGCCCTACGGCACGATCGGGGCTAAATACGACAGCATGGGCGGCCCGGGCAGCGTCCTCGGCGGACCGGTCCGGGCCGAGGAGGCAGCCTCGCTGGGCGGGCGCTTCCAACTGTTCCAGAACGGGATGATCCTGTGGCATCCGGATGTGGCGTACGCGGTGTACGGCGACATCCTGACCAGGTTCTGGGCGACGGATGCGGAGCGGCGCTGGGGTTTTCCGACGATGGACGAGGCGGATGCCGCGCGGGCGCCGGACGGGACGCGGGGTCGTTATCAGTTCTTCGAGCGGGGGCTGTTCCTGTGGTCGCCGTCCACCGGCACGCATGTCGTGCATGACGCGATCTACGACGCCTTTCACGGGGCGGGCCATGAGAGCGTGCTGGGCTATCCGACCACGGACGAGGTGGACGAGGCCGGCGGCGGCAGAGCGCAGCGCTTCCAGAAGGCCACCATCCACTGGCACCCCGACAAGGGCACCTGGATCACCGACAACTGA